A segment of the Trifolium pratense cultivar HEN17-A07 linkage group LG7, ARS_RC_1.1, whole genome shotgun sequence genome:
TACACGAATGCATGCACGTCAGTAATAGTATTGAATCCGGTTTCCAAAACTACCCCTTAGATACCGACATGAGTGTTGAAAATAATATCAAACCAAGTTTAAGATAAGAGTAGTGGCTACAAATTAAGACCCTACGTGGTTCAAAAGACAAAATATAATGACGAAATGTTCTTAATTATCTAATGTAGACCCATTTCCATGACCCACCATAATTTCAATTGTTCAACAAGAAAAGGAAGCAACCAAAAAAGCATGGATGTTGAAAATTTGGAAGGTAATAGGTATGGAAACAAATAATAACACATTTATTAcatttaataacaataattatATATCAACTTTGGTTCAATCACAATATTTAATCTCTTTCTATTTCATCTCCTTTTCAGAATTCTTTCACTAATATCTttggtttcaactttcaagtttCAAGGTGAAAATTCTTGATTCTTTTGCTACTATGTTTTGAAGTTATACTATGTTTCTAAAATTTCATGTTTGATGagaaaaaaacataattgaGTTGAAAGTTGGAAACTTTTAGACTCTTGGAAAAATGGGTTCATCTTGTTTTTTCCTAATATGTGTTCTTCATTCAACACTAGCTTTAACATGTGGATCTTTAATGGTTTTTTACTCCAATGAGATACATGTCTTAGGACATGGAACAAAGACAGCAATTAAGCTTCAAGGGTCAACACCACATGATCAATTATTGATTCAAACATCAGATTCATTTTCTGGATTGTTGTTGTTCATAATTGGTTTTCTTGTGTTTATGGTTTCTTGTGTTAAGGATA
Coding sequences within it:
- the LOC123895168 gene encoding uncharacterized protein LOC123895168 isoform X2 is translated as MGSSCFFLICVLHSTLALTCGSLMVFYSNEIHVLGHGTKTAIKLQGSTPHDQLLIQTSDSFSGLLLFIIGFLVFMVSCVKDMEFQSFFAKGCVFLHISMAVWRFYFVGMVKDLGFDWPRHAIGDIALAISWVFFLVYVWREKYD
- the LOC123895168 gene encoding uncharacterized protein LOC123895168 isoform X1, translated to MTHHNFNCSTRKGSNQKSMDVENLEGNRILSLISLVSTFKFQGHGTKTAIKLQGSTPHDQLLIQTSDSFSGLLLFIIGFLVFMVSCVKDMEFQSFFAKGCVFLHISMAVWRFYFVGMVKDLGFDWPRHAIGDIALAISWVFFLVYVWREKYD